The following nucleotide sequence is from Mucilaginibacter sp. cycad4.
TAGCAAAGCCTAAGCGGATAAATAAACCTTCCAGGTCATATTCGCCTGTTTCCTCAATCTCGCTTCGGTCTATATGCACATGATCGAGCCTTAATTTTTTATCATCCTGGAGTTTATATAAATCAAAGCCAAGCGATGCTACGTTCGCAGCCAGCTCATCTGCCTTTTCTTCAAAAGCCATAAATACACCGGGTTCATTAAACTCGGTAGCTCCCCTCACTATAAACTCAAGCGACATAAGTGTTTTACCACAACCGGCTTCACCACATATTAGCGTAGGCCTTCCATCAGGTAAACCGCCACCTGTTATTTCATCTAAACCGGCAATACCGGTAGGAGTTTTGTGCAATTGCTCAAACGTTATCAGTTGCTGTTTTTTATGCAATTTGGTCATAATAAATTCAATCTGTTTTAAACTACCCGCATATCACAACCATCAAGTATACAGGATTTTGTTTTATTGGTATGGTAATAGTAATACTTATAAAATTGTTTTGGGATAATTGATTTTGTGACGTAAAAAAATCGAAAAAACATTGCGGACTTACCCTGTTAATAATAAAAAATAAATACCTACCGATTATACAAATCATTAAAAGCCCGCACAAGCAGATTCTCTAAAATCAGATTTAAACATTTATACAAGTGTACTGTTTGAAAAAATAAGATATATGCTTCTGTAACCTGTTTTTACCAATAATTGCAGCTTTACATTCATATAGCGGACATGATCATTAATGGAAATATTATGACGTATGAACCGGGGCTTTGATCTTAATTATTATGAACTATATTTATACATATTATTTATATAATGAATAACAACGCCAACCTTCATCAACAATTAAACGAAGATATTTTCCGCGTTTTGATCAGGGAATCTCCAACCGCGGTAGCATTGTACATGGGCGAAACAATGGAGATCAGGATAGCCAATAAAGCCATCATTGATATATGGGGTAAGGGAGATGATGTTATTGGCCGAACCTACTTTAACCTGCTCCCTGAGCTCGGGGAACAGGGCTTTCATGCAATATTATCAAATGTATACCGTAGCGGCGCAGCTTATGAGGGAAAAGAGCAAAGGGTTGACCTTATGGTTGACAATAAGCTTGAAGAGTTTTACTTCAACTTTATTTTTAAACCATTACAGAACGACCATGGTGAAGTTTGGGGCGTGTTGAATACAGCGACAGATGTTACCGAGCTGGTAACAACCCGTAAAAAGCTTGTCGAAAGTGAGCAGCGTGCTCAATTTGCCCTGCAGGCAGCCGAACTGGGTACCTGGGATTTAAACCCCAAATTACAAACCGCCACATGGGACGACCGCTGCAAAGAGCTTTGCGGCTTTCGAAAAGACGATGAAATAAAATATGGTGATCTGTTGAAGTTTGTGCACTCGGAAGATGAGCAACGATCGCGAACAGCGGTAGTTCAGGCTTATGATCCTGTGGGCGATGGTAATTATGATATGATTGTTCGCACTGTTGATGACACCGGACACTTGAAGTATTGGATCCATCTGAAAGGTAAGGCTTACTTTAATGATAATCATGAGCCTATCCGCTTTGCCGGTACCGTACAGGATATAACCCGCGAAATATTAGATAAACAGGAACAACAAAAACTGATTGCGCTGATTGATAAAACAGCCGATGTGGTTGCAGTAGGCAGCATGGATGGCTCTGTAACCTACATCAATAAAACAGCATATACCATATTGGGCATCGGGAGCACTAAGGAGGCTTTAAAACCCGGCGTCGAATATTTTGCGGATCATGAAGCAGACAAAGTAAATAATGAGATAAACCCCGCTGTACAGCAGTACGGAAAGTGGGAAGGTGAAATGCACTACCGGCATTTTAAAACAGGAGAGAATATCCCGGTATATGTTAACTGTTTCAGAATTGATGACCCGTTAAATGGCTTGCCTATTGGTATGGCATCCGTGGCCCGCGACCTGCGCCCCGAAAAAGCGGCAAGAAATGAACAGTATAAATTATTATCGCTCATTAACCATAGTTCAGATTTTGTAAGTCTTTCCAACCTGGATGGCAATGTAACCTATGTAAATACCGCCGGCCGAAAAATGTTGGGTATCAAAGGTGCCAATGAGCACAGGAGGCACAACAGCGAATATTTAATGCCCAATGAGCTTAGTAAGCTAAAAGACAAAGTAAATCCAATTTTAATGAAGCATGGTAAATGGAGCGGTGAAATACTTTACCGCCATTTCCAAACCGGCGAGGCGATACCTGTGTTTGGCACCACTATGCTGGTTTATGATGCCGTAACCGGCTTGCCGCAGGGCCGGGCTTCAATTGCCAGGGATATGAGAAGGGAAATTGCCGATAAAAAAGCCCTTACGGATAGTGAACAATTGCTTAAAAGCATCACGAATGCATCGCCAACCGTGCTTTGGATGTCAGATGCTGATGGCAATATTACCTACGTAAATCAAACCTGGGTTGATTGGACAGGCATTAAATATGAGGATAATATGGGCAGCGGGTGGACTAATGCTCTTTTAGAAGAAGACAGGGCCCGGGCCGCGGAAAAGTTTTTAACCGATTTAAATGCCCGCCGGTTTTATGAAGTTGATTTTAGGATTACACGCCGGGATGGTGAAATAAGATGGTGCATAGCAACCGGCAATCCGCAATATAATGAACACGGGGAATTTACCGGGTACATAGGTGCCTGTACCGATGTGACCGATAAAACACTTGCCGAAAGTGAAGTAAAATTACGCAACAGGGAACTGAATGACCAGATCAGGCAATTTGAGTTTGTTACGGATTTTATGCCGGTACAACTTTGGACAGCCCGCACCGATGGCCAGCTCGATTACGTTAACCAACGTGCTGTAGATTATTTTGGTACCCAGGCCAATGAAATAGCCGCATCCTGGCTCAATGGTATTCATCCCGATGATAGGGATGCTTGTGTTGAGGCATGGAACAATGCAGTGAACACCGGCAATGTTTATCAATGCGAATTTAGATTAAAAGATAAAGGCCAAAATTACAAATGGCACCTGTCACGGGCTTTACCCTTTATCATTGATGGTAAAATAATTAAATGGTTTGGCACTAATACAGATATTGATGAGCAGAAACAACTTCAGCGTCAAAAAGACGATTTTTTAGGTATCGCAAGTCATGAATTGAAGACCCCGGTTACCAGTATAAAGGCATATGCCCAGGTATTAGGCGCTATGCTTACCAAAGAAGGCGAACAAAAAAAGGCCGAAATGGTGCTCAGGATGGATGCCCAGATTAATCGCCTTACTAATCTCATAGGTGATTTGCTTGACGTTACCAAGATTAACTCCGGCAGGCTCCAGTTCAATAAAACATGGTTTGATTTTAATGAAGTGCTGCAGGAAACTGTGGAAGATCTGCAGCACACCACTCAAAAACATAAACTCATCCAAAACTTTACCCCAACAGGCCGGATCTATTCAGACAAAGACCGTGTAGGCCAGGTTATTACTAACCTTATTACAAATGCCATCAAATATTCGCCGCATACCGATACCATCATCATCAATACCCGCCGCGAAAACAACGAAGCCATTGTTTGTGTACAGGATTTTGGTATCGGCATACCCGAAGACAAGAAGGACCGGGTATTTGAGCAATTTTACCGGGTAAGCGGGAATAAGCAGCATACTTTCCCCGGTTTGGGGTTAGGATTATACATCTCTTCAGAAATTATTAAGCGCGAAGGCGGCAGAATGTGGGTAAACAGCGTTGAAGGCAAAGGGTCTACTTTTTGCTTTGCATTACCTGTAGATGATACTAACAATTAATTTTTTGTTGGATCGCCAGGTAAGTTTATCATACTAATTTCAGAGGGTTTAACCAAGCCCTTACGCCGACAATGGATACAAATAATAAAAAAATCATGATTGCGGACGATGACCCCGGCATTGTTGACGCGGTAGAAATGCTGCTTGAATTTGAGGGGTATAAGGTAACAGCAACCAGGGATGGCGCTGCCGTTCTGGGAATGGCGGAAGAACTACCCGACCTGTTGCT
It contains:
- a CDS encoding PAS domain-containing sensor histidine kinase, which codes for MNNNANLHQQLNEDIFRVLIRESPTAVALYMGETMEIRIANKAIIDIWGKGDDVIGRTYFNLLPELGEQGFHAILSNVYRSGAAYEGKEQRVDLMVDNKLEEFYFNFIFKPLQNDHGEVWGVLNTATDVTELVTTRKKLVESEQRAQFALQAAELGTWDLNPKLQTATWDDRCKELCGFRKDDEIKYGDLLKFVHSEDEQRSRTAVVQAYDPVGDGNYDMIVRTVDDTGHLKYWIHLKGKAYFNDNHEPIRFAGTVQDITREILDKQEQQKLIALIDKTADVVAVGSMDGSVTYINKTAYTILGIGSTKEALKPGVEYFADHEADKVNNEINPAVQQYGKWEGEMHYRHFKTGENIPVYVNCFRIDDPLNGLPIGMASVARDLRPEKAARNEQYKLLSLINHSSDFVSLSNLDGNVTYVNTAGRKMLGIKGANEHRRHNSEYLMPNELSKLKDKVNPILMKHGKWSGEILYRHFQTGEAIPVFGTTMLVYDAVTGLPQGRASIARDMRREIADKKALTDSEQLLKSITNASPTVLWMSDADGNITYVNQTWVDWTGIKYEDNMGSGWTNALLEEDRARAAEKFLTDLNARRFYEVDFRITRRDGEIRWCIATGNPQYNEHGEFTGYIGACTDVTDKTLAESEVKLRNRELNDQIRQFEFVTDFMPVQLWTARTDGQLDYVNQRAVDYFGTQANEIAASWLNGIHPDDRDACVEAWNNAVNTGNVYQCEFRLKDKGQNYKWHLSRALPFIIDGKIIKWFGTNTDIDEQKQLQRQKDDFLGIASHELKTPVTSIKAYAQVLGAMLTKEGEQKKAEMVLRMDAQINRLTNLIGDLLDVTKINSGRLQFNKTWFDFNEVLQETVEDLQHTTQKHKLIQNFTPTGRIYSDKDRVGQVITNLITNAIKYSPHTDTIIINTRRENNEAIVCVQDFGIGIPEDKKDRVFEQFYRVSGNKQHTFPGLGLGLYISSEIIKREGGRMWVNSVEGKGSTFCFALPVDDTNN